A genome region from Brassica oleracea var. oleracea cultivar TO1000 chromosome C2, BOL, whole genome shotgun sequence includes the following:
- the LOC106323871 gene encoding uncharacterized protein LOC106323871 codes for MRFQDFQKVEDYNSAVLRIVALLKYCGNSVSEAEMMNITYNTFHKQLHFLPEIYRKCGYTRFSELMVALMLAEKNNELLIKNHNSRPTGARAFPEANATAIENSERRNQTNQGYGRRFKNNRGKTYNPKWKGSNKWVRSEQVSKGKETHEYTTQKRGTVCYRCGCKGHWSRTYRTPPHLCKLYQESTKGKAKEVNLTENFEGTSYLDASDFANELD; via the coding sequence ATGAGATTCCAAGATTTTCAGAAGGTTGAGGATTACAATTCCGCTGTCCTGAGGATAGTTGCACTCCTGAAGTATTGTGGTAATTCTGTCTCTGAGGCAGAAATGATGAATATAACATATAACACTTTCCACAAACAACTTCACTTCTTGCCCGAAATTTACAGAAAATGCGGGTACACGAGATTTTCCGAATTGATGGTTGCGCTCATGTTGGCTGAAAAGAACAACGAGCTCTTAATCAAAAACCACAATTCCCGACCTACGGGAGCCAGAGCATTTCCTGAAGCGAATGCTACGGCGATAGAAAATTCGGAAAGGAGGAACCAGACCAATCAAGGTTATGGTCGCCGTTTCAAAAATAATCGTGGAAAAACTTACAATCCCAAATGGAAGGGATCTAACAAATGGGTTAGATCCGAACAAGTTTCCAAGGGTAAAGAAACTCACGAGTATACCACCCAGAAGCGTGGGACAGTGTGTTACAGATGTGGATGTAAAGGACATTGGTCGCGTACCTATCGTACTCCTCCACATCTATGTAAATTATATCAAGAGTCCACGAAAGGAAAAGCTAAAGAAGTGAACCTCACTGAAAACTTTGAAGGGACATCATACCTCGATGCCTCCGACTTCGCTAATGAGCTGGACTAG